CGCCCAGGCGTCGGTGCTGATCGTCGACGCCGCGCCGCCGCCGATCGCGCGGATCGCCGAGGGCGGCTGCGCTTCGACGCTGGCGTTCGAAATGTCCGATGGGCCGAACCGGATCATCGTCAATTGCGGCGGCGCGCGCGCGTCGATGGCGGCGGTGCCGACCGCGCTCGCCGAAGGGCTACGCACCACCGCGGCGCATTCGACGCTGGTGGTGGACGACAGCAACTCGACTGCGATCCTCGCCGACGGTACGCTGGGCAAGGGGGTGACCGAGGTCGAATTGAGCCGGCACGAGGCCGACAATGCCAGCCGGATCGAGGCGAGCCATGACGGCTATGCGCGGCGATTCGGCTTTCTCCACCGCCGGCTGCTCGCGCTGTCGAACGACGGGCGCGACCTGCGCGGCGAGGATATGCTGCTGCCTGCGGGAAAGCGCCGCCAGCGCGATGCGACGCCCTTCGCGGTGCGCTTCCACCTTGCCCCCGATGTCGAGATCGCCGCGACCAGCGACGGGCAGGCGGCGATCCTGCGGCTGCCCGGCGGCGCGATGTGGCAGTTCCGCGCGCGCGGCGCGGCCCTGACCGTCGAGGACAGCGTCTGGGTGAACCCATATGGCCGCCCGGTTTCGACCGAACAGATCGTGCTGTCGGGCGAGGCCGCGCCCGGCGGCGCTACGGTGAGCTGGCTGCTGCACAAGGCGCGCTAGCCTCTCTCGCCTGAACAATGCCGGAGAATGAGGTTGCGCCTGCCACCATTCTGCTGAAATAGCCGCGCGCATGAACAGCATCGCCATCACCCGCGCCCTACTGTCGGTGTCCGACAAGACCGGCATCGTCGATCTCGCTCGCACGCTCGCCGATCGCGGGGTCGAACTGGTGTCGACTGGGGGAACCGCCAAGGCGCTGCGCGACGCAGGGCTTGCGGTGCGCGACGTGTCCGAACTGACCGGCTTTCCCGAGATGATGGACGGGCGCGTCAAGACGCTGCACCCGATGGTGCATGGCGGGCTGCTCGCGGTGCGCGACGATCCTGCGCATGTCGCGGCGATGACCGAGCATGGCATCGGCGCGATCGACCTGGTGGTGGTCAATCTCTATCCGTTCGAGGCGACCGTCGCGCGCGGCGCCGAGCGCGACGAGGTGATCGAGAATATCGACATCGGCGGCCCGAGCATGGTGCGGTCGGCAGCCAAGAACCACGCGCACGTCGCGATCGTCACCGATCCCGCCGACTACGCGCTGCTCGCCGAGGGCGGCACGACGCTCGAGCAGCGGCGGATGCTGGCGGCCAAGGCCTTCGCCGCCACTGCCGCCTATGATTCGGCGATCGCGCAGTGGTTCGCCTTCGCCGATCAGGGCGAGACGTTTCCGGCGACGCTGCCGCTGGCCTTCACCCGCGCCGACGAACTTCGCTATGGCGAGAACCCGCACCAGTCGGCGGCGCTGTATCTGCCAAAGGGGCCGGCAGCGCGCGGGATCGCGCAGGCGAGCCAGTTGCAAGGCAAGGCCCTGAGCTACAATAACTATAACGACGCCGATGCGGCGCTCGAGCTGGTGAGCGAATTCCGCGACGGGCCGCCGACGGTGGTGATCGTCAAGCACGCCAATCCTTGCGGGGTGGCGAGCGCCGACACGCTGCTCGAGGCCTATGAAGCTGCGTTCGCGAGCGACACGGTGTCGGCATTCGGCGGGATCGTCGCGGTCAACCGACCGCTCGATGGCGCGACCGCGCGCGCGATTGCGGGGATCTTCACCGAAGTCGTTGCCGCGCCCGATGCCGATGACGAGGCGCGCGCGATCTTTGCCGCCAAGAAGAATCTGCGGCTGTTGCTGACCGGCGAGCTGCCCGATCCGGCGCGGGCGGGGCTGGCGATCAAGTCGATCGCGGGGGGGCTGCTGGTGCAGTCGCGCGACGACGGGCGTCTGGGTGAACTGAAGGTGGTGACCAAGCGCCAGCCGACGGTGCAGGAACTTGCCGATTGCCGCTTTGCCTGGACGGTGGCCAAGCATGTGAAATCGAACGCGATCGTCTATGCCAGCGGCGGCGCGACCGCAGGGATCGGCGCGGGGCAGATGAACCGGCTGGAGAGCGCGCGGATCGCCGCGTGGAAGGCACGCGACGCCGCCGAGAAGGCGGGCTGGGCGCAGCCGCGGACGATCGGCTCGGCGGTGGCGTCGGATGCGTTCTTCCCGTTTGCCGACGGGTTGCTCGCGGCGGTCGAGGCCGGGGCCACTGCGGTGATCCAGCCGGGCGGGTCGATCCGCGACGACGAGGTGATCGCCGCTGCGGACGAGGCCGGGCTGGCGATGGTGTTTACCGGGATGCGGCACTTCCGGCATTGAGGCTGGGGGGCCCAACTCGCCGTTCGTGCTGAGTAGCGACCGAGTAGGCGAAGCCGTATCGAGGGCGCGTATCGAAACAGCCGCGCGACCACGGTCCTTCGATACGCCGCTTCGATACGCTGCTGCGCAGCTACTCAGCGGCTACTCAGGACGAACGGGTTGGGGTTACAGGGGGGCCGCCGGCGGCGGCGCCTTCTGGAACAACGTCCGGTCTTCGGGGCCGAACGCCCAGCGCCAGATGACGAAGCAATAGACCAGCAGCATCACCGGGATGCCGATCAGCATCTCGGCCCATTCGAGCCGGTCGGGCAGCTGGACGAAGGCCCAGCCGACGATCGCGGTCGCGAGTACTGCCCAGGTGAAGGGCCAGCGCCACGCCGATACCGACGCGCCGAGCAGCCGCGCGAGCAGCCGCGACTTCACGATAGACCCCAGCCCGAGCGATAATGCCAGCGCGAGCGCGGGTGCGGCGGCCTGGGAGGCCGGCGTCAGCCCCATGTTGCGCGCGACGAAGATCAGCGCGAAGCTCAGCGCCACCTGGAACCCCAACAGCGCTCCCGAGATCATGAGGTTGCGGTGGCGCGCGATATAGACGAGCCCGGCTTCGGATACCGATCCATTCGCCGCGAGCACTTCGGCGACGAGCAGGAAGCAGAGCGCTCCCGCGCCCGCGACGAATTCGGGGCCGACGACGCCCATCACCCCTTCGGCGGGGATGCTGCCGACCAGCGCGAGCCCGGCTTGCGCCGCCATGATCCAGAAGCCGACCTGGCGGATCTGCCGCGCCACCGCGCCCTTGTCGCCGACCGCGAGCGAATGGGTGATCACCGGCCCCAGGATCGGATCGAAGCTGGTTTTTAATTTCTGCGGCAGCGAGGCGACCTGCTGCGCCATGTAGTAGATGCCGACGATGCTCGGCGCGAAGAGCAGCCCCAGGATGAAGCGATCGACGTTGCGCGACCCCCATTCGATCGCGTCGGCGCCCGCGAGCGGCGCGTTGCGGCGCGCGAGCGCGAACATCGGCCCCAGCCGCGGCTGCCACCCTTGCGGCAAGCCATAGCTTTTGACGAACGGCACCATCGATGCGGCAAGCGCCGCTACCATCGACAGCACATAGGCAAGGATCAACCCGTCGCGCGACGAGATGTAGGACAAGGCCCAGGCGGCGATGCTGATCGTCCAGGGCTCGATCACCGCGCGCGCGGTGACTGCCGCCTTGACGTTGTGGCGATAGGCGAGCGCCGCCAACATCACGTCGGACCAGGCGATCGCGACGACGACGAAGGGCAACAGCCGCTCGAAGCCGATCACCGCGCTGTTGGGGTACATCACCTGCGGGAAGGCGATCAGTACCGCCGATCCGATCATCGACGCGATGAACGCGACCACCAGCGCGTCCCACACGACATGCGCGTGCGGCCGGTCGGTCGACGACAATGCCTGGGCGAGCCCGCGCTTGAGCCCCAGGGTGGCGAGCAACGCGGCAAGCTCGACCACCAGCACCGCGATCGCGAAGCGACCGACGATCTCGGGGCCATAGACACGGCCCGCGATGAACAGGAAGGGTAGCCGCGCGGCGAGGCGAAGCGCGAAGCCCAGGATGTTGGTGCGCCCGCCCTTCGCCAGCGCCGCGATATTCTCGTCGGCGGGCAGTAGATTGTCGGTCATCGCGGCGTCACGCCAGCGGAACGCCGCGCTGGCGATCGAGCCGGCGCATCAGCGGCGTGACCGACACGCCGTGCAACAGGATCGACACGAGAATAACCAAGCCGGCAGCCCCCCAGACGCGGTTGGGCTCTTCGAACCGCGCATGATTGAGTCCATAGGCCAGATAATAGATCGACCCCAGCCCACGAATGCCGAAGAACGCGACGACGAAGCGTTCGAGTGGCGGACGGGCAACACCCAGCAGCGCGATCCACCCCGCCAGCGGGCGGATAACGAAGATCGCGAGCGCCGCGAACGCCACTTCGGGCCAGCCGACGAGCGTGAACAGCCCGCCCGCGGTCAACATCCCGCCGAACATGAACAACAGCACCATCATCAGCAGTCGTTCGCTCTCGTCGGCGAAATTGTGCATCCGGTCGTTGAAATCATGGTCGCGCGCGGCGCGGCGGATCATCAGCCCGGCCAGGAACACCGCGAAGAAGCCATAGCCGTGGAGCAATTCGGTGAGCGCGTAGATTGCGAGCGTCACCCCCAGAGCGACGAAGCCGTCGCCGGTGCGCGCCAGCCGGTTCTCGTCGCGCAACCCATAGATGACGTGACCGACCAGCCATCCGCCCGCGATCCCCGCCGCGGCGCCGACCGACAGGCGGGTCAGCACCGGATCGAGCGCCCATTCCTGCCACATCTGCGCGCCCCAGCCGCCCGCCGCGGCCAGGATCGCGAGGTGGACGAAGGGAAAGGCGAACGAGTCGTTGAGCCCGGCTTCGGAGGTCAGCGCGAACCGTGCCTCGTCATCCTGCGCCGATTGCGGATCCTCGATCTGGACGTCCGAGGCGAGCACCGGATCGGTCGGTGCGAGCGAGGCCGCGAGCAGCAACGCGGTGGCTGCGCCAAGCCCGAGCAGCGACAGCCCCGCCCACCAGAATGCGGCGATGCTCAGCGGCATCGCGATCACCATCAGCCGGGTGGTGATCGCCCAGTTTTGCCATTTCAGCGCGCGATCGATTTTCAGCCCAGCGCCCATCAGCGAGACGATGACGATCAGTTCGGCGGCATGCTCGACCAGTTCGGGGCCTTCGAGCGGGTGGAGCGCATAGGGGGCGATCCGGTCGAACGAGAACACCGCGGCGCCGATCCCGACGCACAGGATCGGCAGCGATAGCGGCGCCCTTTTGATGAACAGCGGCGCCCAGGCGACGAGCAAGGTCAGCAGCCCCAGGCCGAGCAGCATCGGCACATAGAGATCGAGCAGCCCCGGGGGCGGCGGCGGCACGGTCAATGCGCGAGGCCGCAGCGAACGGGTGTCTGGATATATGCCATATGCGTTACGAGCCCTGGTTGCGAAGGCCGACCGGCCTGTCTGGCGTAGCCGCTGCGCCACCCGGCACGTGGCGTACTGCAATCGATGGAATGATCGCACCCACCGGTGCGATCGGCGGCGCGATCGACGGCACCGAGCTATCGCGCGGCGTCGATAGCCGATCCTTCACCGCCCGGCGTTGCCGATGCTTCTTGGACCCACAGCTGCATATGTTCGCTGCACGGCATAGGTTCCCCCTGCGATAATCTAATGCGCGGCGCCCCAGCTCTTGCCGACGCCGATTTCGACGCCGAGCGGGACGCTCAAGCGCACCGCGGGTTCGGCGGCGGTCGCCATCACGCGCTCGATCACCGGTCGCGCGGCTTCGACATCGCCTTCGGGCAGTTCGAAGACGAGTTCGTCGTGGACCTGCATGAGCATGCGCACGTTGGGCAGCCCCGCGTCGAGCAGCGCCGGTCCCATCCGCGCCATCGCGCGCTTGATGATGTCGGCGCTGGTGCCCTGGATCGGCGCGTTGATCGCCGCGCGTTCGGCACCCTGGCGCTCGTGCTGGACCTTGCTGCGGATGCGCGGGAAATGGGTTTTCCGGCCGAACAGGGTCGTCGTGAAGCCACGCTCGCGCACGCTTTCGGTCGTCTCGGCGATGTAGCGGTTGATGCCGGGGAAGCGTTCGAAATAGCGATCGATCATCGCCTGCGCCTCGTCGGCGGTGACGTCGAGCCGGCCCGCCAGCCCCCAGCGCGAGATGCCGTAGAGGATCGCGAAGTTGATCGTCTTGGCGCGCCCGCGGGTGTCGCGATTGACCTCGCCGAACAATTCATTGGCGGTCATCGAATGGATGTCGTCGCCGCGCTCGAACGCCTCGCGAAGCTGCGGCACTTCGGCGATGTGGGCGGCCAGCCGCAGCTCGATCTGCGAATAATCGGCGGCGAGGATGACGTTGCCCGGCTCGGCGACGAAGGCGTCGCGGATCTGGCGGCCGACTTCGGTGCGGATCGGGATGTTCTGCAGGTTGGGGTCGGTCGACGACAAGCGCCCGGTCTGCGCGCCGGTGAGCGAATAGCTGGTGTGGACTCGGCCCGTTACGGGATTGATCTGTGCCTGGAGCGCGTCGGTATAGGTCGATTTGAGCTTCGAGAGCTGGCGCCAGTCGAGCACCTTGGCGGCGATCGCGGCGCCGGGCGAATCCTTGTCGGCGGCGATCCGCTCGAGCTCGTTGACGTCGGTCGAATAGACCCCCGACTTGCCCTTGCGCCCACCCTTGATCTTCAATTGCTCGAACAGGATGTCGCCCAATTGCTTGGGGCTGCCGATCGTGAATTTCGTGCCGACCAGGCCGTGGATCTCGGTTTCGAGCGCGGCGATACGCCCTGAGAATTCCTCCGACAGCTGCGCGAGGCGCGCGGCGTCGACCTTGACCCCGGCGATCTCCATATCGGCGATGACGCGCACCAGCGCGCGATCGACCATCTCGTACACCCGCGTCGCGCCTTCGTACGCCAGGCGCGGCTTGAGCCGCCGCCATAAGCGAAGCGTGACGTCGGCATCCTCGGCGGCGTAGCGGGTCGCGGCCTTCAGATCGATCTCAGCGAAGCCGAGCTGCTTCTTGCCGGTGCCGACGACGTCCTTGTAGGCGATGCAGCTGTGCGCCAGATGCGTCGCGGCGAGCTCGTCCATGCCATGGCCGTGTAGCCCGGCATCGAGATCGAACGACATCACGATCGTGTCGTCATAGGGCGCGAGCGTGATGCCCGCGCGCTGGAGCATGATCATGTCGTATTTGAGGTTGTGGCCGATCTTGAGGACGCTGGCGTCCTCAAGCAGCGCCTTGAGCTGTGCGATCACCAGCGCGCGATCGAGCTGGAGCGGCTTTTCGGCAAACATGTCGCTGCCGCCATGCGCGATCGGAACGTAGCAGGCGAGATTGGGGTGCAGCGCCAGGCTGACCCCAACGAGATCGGCCGTCATCGCGTCGAGCCCGGTCGTCTCGGTGTCGATCGCGACCCAGCCCTGGTGGCGCGCGGCGATCATCCAGCGTTCGAGCGCGTCTTCGGTGACCACGGTTTCATAGCCGTCATGGTCGCAGGGCGGATCGTCCTGCGCGGCGACCGGGGCGGCGGCCTCGGCGACGGGGGCATCGGCGACCGCCGACAGCTTGTTGAGCAGCGAGCGGAAACCGTGATGCTCGAGGAACGCGCGCAGCGGCGCGTCGGGGATGCCCTGGAGCTCGAGCGAGTCGAGCGGATCGGGCAGCGGGACGTCGCAGGCGAGCGTCACCAGCTCGCGCGACAGTCGCGCCATCGGCGCGTGCTCGATCAGATTGTCGCGCAGCTTACCCTTCTTCATCTCGGGCGCGGCGGCGAGCACGGCTTCGAGCGAGCCATGCTCGTGGATCAGCTTGGCGGCGGTCTTGGGGCCGACGCCGGGGACGCCGGGGACATTGTCGACGCTGTCGCCCATCAGCGCGAGTACGTCGCCGAGCAGCTTGGGGGGCACGCCGAATTTCTCGACGACATGCTCGTCGGACAGGCGACGGTTGTTCATCGTGTCGTAGAGGTCGAGCCCGGGCTCGATCAGCTGCATCAGATCCTTGTCCGAGCTGACGATCGTCACTTCCCAGCCCTGCGCGAGCGCCGCCTTGGCATAGCTCGCGATCAGGTCGTCGGCCTCCCATCCCTCCTCCTCGATGCAGGGCAGCGAAAAGGCGCGGGTGGCGTCGCGGATCATCGGGAACTGGGGGACCAGATCCTCAGGCGGCGGCGGGCGCTGCGCCTTGTACTGGTCGTACAGGTCGTTGCGGAAGGTCTTCGACGATTTGTCGAGGATCACCGCCATATGCGTCGGGCCATCGGCCTTGTGGACCTCGTCGGCCAGCTTCCACAGCATCGTCGTATAGCCATAGACCGCGCCGACCGGCTCGCCATGCACGTTGGTGAGCGGCGGCAGCCGGTGATAGGCGCGGAAGATATAGCCGGAGCCGTCGACAAGGTAGAGATGGGGCATCGGGGCGGAATAGCAGCGTGGGCGGGCCGGGGCGAGACTATCCTGCACCGTGCAGGGATTACCCCCGGTGGTTCGCCACCACGCTTTCGACCACCGACTGCATCAGCTGCTGCCGTTCGCGCACCGGGCGCGAGGTGTCGCCGATCAGCACCGCGATCGTGTAGCTGCGGCCATTGGGGGCGGTGAGGAAGCCGACATCGTTGAAGCCCGCGGTTCGCCCAGAGAAATCCTGGCCGGTGCCGGTCTTGTGACCGAGCCGCCAGCCGGCGGGCACCCTCGCGCGCAGCCGGGCGGCGCCGGTACGCGAGCTTTCCATCAGCGTGACCAGATGGCTGGTCGAGGCGCGCGAGAACAGATCGCCCTGCTTCAGCCGCGCCAGCGCGTTGGCGATCGCGGCGGCGGCGGCGCCGTCGATCGGATCGGCGACATAATTGTTGAACGCCGCGCGGCGAACCCCTTCGGGCAGCTTGGCGCGCGCGGCCTGGAAGGCGCGGCCCATCGCCATGTCCTGTTTCCAGTTGAGACCCGCGGTACGGCTCTGCAGCAGCCGCTCGCCGGGGCCGAACTTGATCGCGCCCAATGCCTTGCGCTTGATGAAGGCGTTGACCGCGGCGGGGCCGCCGACGCGGCGCAGCAGCCGGTCGTTGGCGGTATTGTCGCTCATCGTCATCGCGCGGCGCATCAATTCGCCCGCGGTGGCGGTGTAGCTGCCGTTCTTGAGCAGCCCGGCGATCGGCTGGTGGAACAACGTCAGGTCGGCGCGGGTGATGGTGAGTTGCTCGTCGAGGCGCAATTTGCCCTGGTCGACCAGGTCAAGCGCGGTCATCGCGACCCACAATTTGCTCACGCTTTGCTGCGGCATCGGCACGTCGCCGTTCTTCGAGATCATCCAGTCGTCGTCGATGCTCTTGACCGCGACGCCGACCTTGCCGCCGAAGCGTTCGACCATCGCATCGATCGCGGTCACCAGCGGAGTGGGAGCGAAGACGCGCGGCGGCGGTGGCGGGGGCGGCGGGACCGGCGCGGCGACGCGATAGGTCGGCGCGGGCAGGCTGGCGACCAGCTCGGGCGAGGCGCCGCCGACGCAGCCGACCAGCGCCAGCGGGGCAAGCCCAGAGAGCGTCAACACGCGCTCGAACACGGAAAAATACTCGAATTGCATCGTTCTTCTGGCGCCCCTTGTCGGCAAGACCATGACGTCGGCGCGACCGCTCGGGCAAGCCGCCCCGTCAACACCTGCGATGAACGCTTCATTGATAGCGATGAATGGTGAACAACAGCCGAACGATAGTGCTGCTGTGGCATTTCGGGCGGCTGCGGCTCAGGCGGTGGGGTCAGGGGATGAGAATGGTGTCGATCGGGACATCGTCGAGCTGCGGATGATCGAGCGTGAAGTGCAGCCCGCGACTCTCCTGCCGGTGCAGCGCGCTGCGAACGATCAGCTCGGCCGATTGGAGCAGGTTGCGCAATTCGATCAGGTCCGGGGTCACGCGGAAATGGCCGTAGTAGTCGTTCACCTCGTCGGACAGCATGCGGATGCGGTGCTGCGCGCGCTCGAGCCGCTTGGTGGTGCGGACGATGCCGACATAATTCCACATGAAGCGGCGGATTTCGGTCCAGTTCTGCTTGATGATGACTTCTTCGTCGCTGTCGGTGACCCGGCTTTCGTCCCAGGGACGGATCGCGGGGGGCGGCGCGAGCTCGTCCCAATGCGCGGCGATATGGCGCGCGGCGGCCTCGCCATAGACGAAGCATTCGAGCAGTGAGTTCGACGCGAGCCGGTTGGCACCGTGCAACCCCGATTGGGTGACTTCGCCCGCGGCGTAAAGGTTGGGCAGGTCGGTGCGACCGTCGCGATCGACGATGACACCGCCGCAGGTGTAATGCTGCGCGGGGACCACCGGGATCGGCTGGCAAGTCATGTCGATGCCGAGCGTCAGCAGCTTGGCGTGGATCGTCGGGAAATGCGTCTTCACGAAATCGGCGCCGCGATGGCTGATGTCGAGATGCACATAATCAAGTCCGAAGCGCTTGATCTCGGCGTCGATCGCGCGCGCGACGATGTCGCGCGGGGCTAGTTCAAGCCGCTCGGCGTCGTAATAGGGCATGAAGCGCTTGCCCGTCGTCGGGTTGATCAGATGGCCACCCTCGCCGCGCACCGCCTCGGTGATCAGGAAATTCTTGACCTCGAGGTTGAACAGGCAGGTCGGGTGGAACTGCATGAATTCCATGTTCGACACGCGGCAGCCCGCGCGCCACGCCATCGCGATGCCGTCGCCGGTCGCGCCGCGCGGGGCGGTCGAAAATTGGTAGGTCCGCCCCGCTCCGCCGGTCGCGAGGATCGTCGCGCGCGCGGTGTAGAGCTCGACGCTGCCCGATGCGCGGTTCATCGCATAGACGCCCCACACATTGCCCGCGCCCGAATAGCGTTCCTCGTGCCGGCTGGTCGCCAGATCGACCGCGACCATGTCGGGCAGCAGGGTGATGTTGGGGTTGGCGCGCGCCGCGCGGATCAGCGCTTCCTGCACCGCCCAGCCGGTGGCGTCGTCGACATGGACGATCCGGCGGTGGCTGTGCCCGCCCTCGCGCGTCAGGTGCCAGCCATCGGCGCCGTCCGACGCGACGTTGAAGGGCACGCCGAGTTCGGCGAGCCGCGCGATCGCCGCGGGCGCGCCTTCGACGACGAACTCGACGGTGGAACGGTCGTTGAGGCCCGCGCCTGCCACCATCGTGTCCTCGACATGGTTTTCGAAGGTGTCGCCGGGTTCGAGCACCGCGGCGATTCCACCCTGCGCCCAGGCGGTCGATCCCTCGTCGAGCCCGCCCTTGGCGAGCACGGTGACGCGGAAGCGATCGGCGAGGTTAAGCGCGGCGGTGAGGCCCGCGGCGCCCGAGCCGATGACGAGGACGTCGGTGGTCATCAAAGCCCCTCCCCTTCAGGAGTGTCAGGCAAGCCGTGCCCCGCACGGTTTAGGTCAGGCCGGGGGCCTGACCGACCTGACACTGGGTTGGGGTGGGGCAGTCGCCAAGCGCTGCGCGGCGGCAAGGATTGTGCGAGCGCCAAAACCGCTTCGAGGACCCCGCTCTGATTTTCGGCAACGTCTCGGTTGCTAACACGCAACACGGATAGCCCATTAGCCTTCAACATTTCGTCCCTTTGCGCGTCTCGATCAAGATCGTGCGTATCGCCATCTACTTCGATCACAAGCCCGACGGAGGGGCAGAAAAAATCGACGACCCTATTGCCGATCACTGCCTGCCTGCGAAACTTGAAGTCGCCTAGCTGCCGATTTGATAGGCAGCGCCAGAGCCGGTTCTCCCATTCGGTGGGGTTATTGCGCATTTCCCTAGCACGGGATTGCAAACGTGATCCGGTACTGTCGGCACTGCCCCACCCCAACCCCTCCCCTAAAGGGGAGGGGCTTCCAGTGGAGGCCGGATCACCCATTCGAGGCGCGGGTGAGGTTGAGGAACACGTCCTCGAGATCGGCTTCCTTGGTCGAGACATCGACCACGCCGAGCCCGCTGCCCGCGATCGCGGCGAGCACTTCGCCGGCATTCACTTGGTCCTTGCGATAGGTGATCGCCAGCACGCGGTCACCGATCAGCTCGATCTTCTGGAAGCACGCGGCGCTCGGAGCAGCGGCGACGTCGCGGTCGACCGTCACGATCACCTGTTTTTCCTGCGCCATGCCGACCAATGCGCGGGTGGGTTCGTTGGCAATCAGCCGGCCGTGGTTGATGATCGCGATCCGGTCGCAAAGCTGTTCGGCTTCCTCGAGATAATGCGTCGTCAGCACCACGGTGACGCCCTGATCGTTGAGGTGGCGGACATAGGCCCACAGCTGCTGGCGAAGCTCGATATCGACGCCCGCGGTGGGTTCGTCGAGCACCAGCACGGGGGGCGAATGGACCATCGCCTTGGCGACCATCAGCCGGCGCTTCATGCCCCCCGACAGCGTGCGGGCATAGGCGTGCGCCTTGTCCTCGAGCGCCATCGCGCGCAGCAATTCCATCGTCCGGCGATCGGCCTTCTTCACGCCGTAGAGGCCGGCGGCGATGTCGAGCGTTTCGGCGGGGCTGAAAAAGGGATCGAAGGTGATCTCCTGGTTGACGATGCCGATCGACGCCTTGGCGTTGCGCGGATGCGCATCGATGTCGAAGCCCCAGATCGAGGCGGTGCCCGCGGTCTTGTTGACCAGCCCCGCCAGGATGTTGATCAGCGTCGACTTGCCCGCGCCATTGGGGCCGAGCAGCCCGAAGATCTGCCCGCGCGGGACGACGAACGTGACATCGTCGAGCGCCTGCTTTCCGCCGGCATAGGTTTTGGAGAGGTGCTCGATCGCGATGGCGGCTTCGGTCATGCCGCCGGGATAGGCGGGTGCCGGGGGGGCGGCAAGGCAATCTCTAGCTCCTTCCCTGGAAGGGAGGGGTTGGGGGTGGGTCGGCTGGCGGGGAACCGTCTCGCTTGCCTATTGGCCAACCCACCCCCGGCCCCTCCCTTGGCAGGGAGGGGAGGCGAAGGAAGGGAATTGCGGCGGTCGGTTCGCCCTGCTACCCGCGCCCCCATGATCCCGCCGCCCGAAATCATCCGCGTCACCACCCCGCGCGTCGCCTGCGACGGTGCGGGCGAGATTGCGCCAGCGCTTGGCCACCCGCGCGTGTGGCTGCAGATCGACGATACCGGCTATGTCGATTGCGGCTATTGCGACCGCCGCTTCGTGCTGACCGGCGGGCCTGCCGATGGCGCCGACCAGAGCCAGCTTCGCGACCATGGGGATGGTGCGGGCCGCTGAGGGACCTATATCGGTCGAATGACCGATATGACCGATCCCCGTGCGTTCCTATATGGCGACGCGCTCGACCCCGACATGGCGCTCACCCTGACTCGCGAGGCGCTGGCCGCCGCCGAGGATGGCGAACTCTATCTGCAATATCGCAAGAACGAGGCGTTCGGCTTCGATGACGGGCGGCTGAAGACCGCGTCGTACAGCACCGATGGCGGCTTCGGGTTGCGCGCGGTGGCGGGTGAGGCGACGGCGTTCGCGCAAGGCAACAGCCTGTCGGTCGATGCGATCCGCCGCGCCGCGCAAACGATGGCGCTGATCGATCCGGCGACCCAGGCCAAGGCAGCGCCGCCCCGCGGCAACAACCGGCATCTCTATACCGCCGCCGATCCGCTCGACGCGGTGCCCTTCGCCGACAAGGTGGCCTTGTGCCAGGCGATCGACGCCGCGGCGCGCGCGCGCGATCCGCGGATCGTTCAA
The genomic region above belongs to Sphingomonas qomolangmaensis and contains:
- a CDS encoding ABC transporter ATP-binding protein — protein: MTEAAIAIEHLSKTYAGGKQALDDVTFVVPRGQIFGLLGPNGAGKSTLINILAGLVNKTAGTASIWGFDIDAHPRNAKASIGIVNQEITFDPFFSPAETLDIAAGLYGVKKADRRTMELLRAMALEDKAHAYARTLSGGMKRRLMVAKAMVHSPPVLVLDEPTAGVDIELRQQLWAYVRHLNDQGVTVVLTTHYLEEAEQLCDRIAIINHGRLIANEPTRALVGMAQEKQVIVTVDRDVAAAPSAACFQKIELIGDRVLAITYRKDQVNAGEVLAAIAGSGLGVVDVSTKEADLEDVFLNLTRASNG
- a CDS encoding zinc-finger domain-containing protein; translation: MIPPPEIIRVTTPRVACDGAGEIAPALGHPRVWLQIDDTGYVDCGYCDRRFVLTGGPADGADQSQLRDHGDGAGR